In Cytobacillus oceanisediminis, the following proteins share a genomic window:
- the argC gene encoding N-acetyl-gamma-glutamyl-phosphate reductase → MNVSIIGTTGYGGAELLRILKQHPEFNIKSIHSTKEDLPIWNEYPHLYGIIDKKLQGIDSAQIAEQSDIVFLATPSGVSGKLAENFSGKNIKVIDLSGDLRIPAQAYLEWYKHAPANESLVAQAVYGLPEWHHDEIASAEVISNPGCYPTAALLSLAPVVKENLIKPDSVVVDAKSGVSGAGRGLSRTTSYAEANENLRVYKVNQHQHTPEIEQQLMNWNSAIKPITFTTHLLPITRGIMTTSYVQLTKEYTSSQILELYQSVYEKQPFIRIRPENSFPSVKEVAGSNFCDIGVHVDSRTGRLTIVSVIDNLMKGAAGQAVQNANIMSGLDEAAGLGFVPLYP, encoded by the coding sequence ATGAACGTTTCAATTATCGGAACAACCGGATATGGGGGTGCGGAATTGCTCCGTATCCTAAAGCAGCATCCGGAATTTAACATTAAATCGATCCATTCAACGAAAGAAGATCTCCCCATTTGGAATGAATATCCCCATCTATATGGAATCATTGACAAGAAATTACAGGGGATTGATTCAGCTCAAATAGCAGAACAGTCTGATATTGTTTTTCTGGCAACGCCATCTGGAGTATCAGGGAAACTTGCTGAAAATTTTTCAGGCAAGAATATAAAGGTAATTGACCTTTCCGGTGATCTTCGAATCCCAGCTCAAGCATATCTGGAGTGGTATAAACACGCTCCTGCAAACGAATCTCTTGTTGCACAAGCAGTATATGGGCTTCCTGAGTGGCATCATGACGAAATAGCTTCCGCAGAAGTCATATCTAATCCTGGGTGCTATCCAACAGCTGCTCTGCTAAGTCTTGCACCAGTTGTAAAAGAAAATTTAATAAAACCAGATAGTGTTGTTGTCGATGCAAAATCCGGGGTGTCCGGGGCAGGAAGGGGACTTTCAAGAACAACAAGCTACGCAGAAGCAAATGAAAACCTGCGGGTTTATAAGGTAAATCAGCATCAGCATACACCAGAGATCGAGCAGCAGCTGATGAATTGGAATTCCGCAATAAAGCCGATCACATTCACGACCCATCTTCTTCCTATAACAAGAGGCATTATGACAACCAGCTATGTTCAGCTGACAAAAGAATACACTTCTTCTCAAATTCTTGAACTTTATCAATCAGTCTATGAAAAGCAGCCATTTATTCGAATTCGTCCCGAAAATTCATTTCCTTCCGTCAAAGAGGTCGCAGGCTCTAATTTTTGCGACATAGGTGTCCATGTGGATTCCAGAACGGGCAGACTGACAATAGTTTCAGTGATTGATAATTTAATGAAGGGTGCTGCCGGGCAGGCTGTACAAAATGCCAATATAATGAGCGGATTGGATGAAGCAGCGGGTCTCGGATTTGTTCCGCTCTATCCATAA
- the mobB gene encoding molybdopterin-guanine dinucleotide biosynthesis protein B, with protein sequence MVKEPVIFQVSGYQNSGKTTLVNKLISGLKEKGLSVITIKHHGHGGKPETPGGKDSSSHVESGAAASLVEGGGRLLLQAEKKSWSLEEQIRIALQLQPDVVLIEGHKKASFPKAVLLRSDEDLYLMEELTNICALFCWEDKVIKHKTADLETPFFSIRDPKGPEWIIEYLVSESKKRR encoded by the coding sequence ATGGTAAAGGAACCTGTTATTTTTCAGGTATCCGGCTATCAAAACAGCGGAAAAACAACATTGGTAAATAAATTAATCTCTGGATTAAAAGAGAAGGGCCTTTCTGTCATTACCATTAAGCATCATGGACATGGCGGCAAACCCGAAACCCCAGGAGGAAAGGATTCCAGCAGTCATGTTGAATCTGGAGCAGCCGCTTCACTTGTTGAAGGTGGCGGCAGACTGCTTTTACAAGCTGAGAAGAAAAGCTGGAGCCTGGAGGAGCAGATCAGGATTGCCTTGCAGCTGCAGCCCGACGTCGTGCTTATTGAAGGTCATAAAAAGGCTTCATTTCCTAAAGCAGTCCTGCTCAGAAGTGATGAAGATCTGTACCTTATGGAGGAACTGACAAATATCTGTGCACTCTTCTGCTGGGAAGATAAAGTGATTAAGCACAAGACTGCAGATTTGGAAACTCCGTTTTTCAGCATCCGTGATCCTAAAGGCCCTGAGTGGATTATTGAGTATTTAGTGAGCGAAAGTAAGAAAAGGAGATAA
- a CDS encoding TIGR04053 family radical SAM/SPASM domain-containing protein, giving the protein MGFDRDFNKDPFIVIWELTRACQLKCLHCRAEAQYRRDPRELSFEEGKYLIDQIKEMNNPMLVFTGGDPLMRQDVFDIAEYAVKKGVRVSMTPSATPNVTKEAIEKAKEVGLARWAFSLDGPNADIHDHFRGTAGSFDLTIERIKYLHELEIPVQINTVISRYNIDYLEEMAKVVEDLKCVLWSVFFLVPTGRGQEKDMISPVEHEKVFTWLYNLSKKVTFDIKTTAAQHYRRVVIQQKMKEAKAQNKDIQYLDALTQQGLTGSIDGLGRAPKGVNDGNGFVFISHIGDVYPSGLLPVKAGNVREQPLSEIYRESPIFKDLRNPDKYKGKCGQCEFRYVCGGSRSRAFAMTGDYMESEPFCVYIPKALRKKEAKS; this is encoded by the coding sequence ATGGGATTTGATAGAGATTTTAATAAAGACCCTTTTATTGTGATATGGGAATTAACAAGGGCATGCCAGCTAAAATGTCTGCATTGCCGTGCGGAAGCGCAATACAGGAGAGATCCGCGAGAACTTTCTTTTGAAGAAGGGAAGTATTTGATTGACCAAATTAAGGAAATGAACAACCCTATGCTTGTTTTTACGGGTGGAGATCCATTAATGAGGCAGGATGTATTCGACATTGCCGAATATGCTGTAAAAAAAGGCGTGCGTGTTTCGATGACGCCCAGTGCGACACCCAATGTAACAAAAGAAGCTATTGAAAAAGCCAAAGAGGTCGGCTTAGCTCGATGGGCTTTCAGCCTTGATGGGCCAAATGCGGATATCCATGACCATTTTAGAGGTACTGCCGGTTCCTTTGATTTAACGATCGAAAGGATTAAATATTTGCACGAGCTTGAAATTCCAGTCCAGATTAATACAGTTATTTCGCGTTATAATATCGATTATCTTGAGGAAATGGCTAAGGTTGTAGAAGATCTCAAATGTGTTCTTTGGAGTGTGTTCTTCCTCGTCCCAACAGGGAGAGGGCAGGAAAAAGATATGATTTCTCCGGTTGAACATGAGAAGGTATTTACATGGCTCTATAACTTAAGCAAAAAAGTTACGTTCGATATTAAGACAACAGCTGCCCAGCATTACCGCCGAGTGGTCATTCAGCAAAAAATGAAGGAAGCGAAGGCTCAAAATAAGGACATTCAATATCTCGATGCACTTACACAGCAAGGGCTAACTGGTTCTATAGATGGTTTAGGCAGGGCTCCTAAAGGAGTAAATGACGGAAATGGATTTGTTTTCATTTCACATATTGGGGATGTTTATCCCAGTGGGCTTCTGCCTGTTAAAGCAGGAAATGTCAGGGAACAGCCACTCTCTGAAATATACAGGGAATCGCCAATTTTTAAAGACCTTAGAAATCCTGATAAATATAAAGGGAAATGCGGACAATGCGAGTTCCGTTATGTATGCGGGGGATCAAGGTCACGTGCATTTGCCATGACAGGGGATTATATGGAAAGCGAGCCGTTTTGTGTTTATATTCCAAAAGCACTTAGAAAGAAAGAGGCAAAATCATAA
- a CDS encoding YwiC-like family protein translates to MKLFTPKQHGAWAMLILPFWLGAAASDIIWSHIPFFLGWILLYLATYPCLLLFKRKRMAFYAKWTTIYLVPAILLLLIPLLVRPSIIIFGLLMIPFFIINARYSSKNRDRALGNDFSAICAFSIAGLASSYLPHGEITLLAWTVFAASILFFAGSTFYVKSMIREKKNISFKWISWIFHAAVPILWLLAGGWIVSAAFLPSLFRSIAFYGKSFTPKKIGIYEIANAAIFFFILLLAIHT, encoded by the coding sequence ATGAAGTTATTTACGCCGAAACAGCATGGAGCCTGGGCAATGCTAATACTGCCATTTTGGCTCGGAGCGGCTGCATCTGATATTATTTGGTCACATATCCCGTTTTTTTTAGGATGGATATTACTATATCTGGCTACTTATCCGTGCCTTCTTCTTTTTAAAAGAAAAAGAATGGCTTTTTATGCGAAGTGGACTACTATTTATCTGGTTCCGGCTATTTTACTGCTATTAATTCCTTTACTGGTAAGGCCATCGATTATCATATTTGGACTTCTTATGATTCCTTTTTTTATTATTAATGCACGCTATTCGTCTAAAAATAGAGATAGGGCATTAGGTAACGACTTTAGTGCCATTTGTGCATTTTCAATAGCAGGCCTTGCGAGCAGCTACTTGCCGCATGGGGAAATTACACTGCTGGCCTGGACAGTATTTGCAGCTTCCATTTTGTTTTTTGCCGGAAGCACCTTCTATGTAAAATCAATGATCAGAGAAAAGAAAAATATTTCCTTCAAATGGATTTCGTGGATCTTTCATGCTGCGGTACCGATCCTCTGGCTGCTGGCAGGCGGATGGATTGTATCTGCAGCGTTTCTTCCCAGCCTTTTTCGGTCCATTGCATTTTATGGGAAATCATTTACACCTAAAAAAATTGGAATTTATGAAATTGCTAATGCAGCCATATTCTTTTTCATATTATTACTTGCCATACACACTTAA
- the ric gene encoding iron-sulfur cluster repair di-iron protein, with protein sequence MTIHLTENRLVKDIVNEFPKTSDVFKRHRIDFCCGGNIPLVRAVSEQSADMDVLIKELKEVIQKENQTDDIEVWTDSTSEDIIEHVIKRYHRPLEEELSLLSPYVTKVSRVHGESHEELLKVHQLFFELKHELLEHTSKEEESVFPMLLKLEDPQVENREEIISYIRELEKEHDHAGAILKELREITFDFTPPADACGSYRLVYKRLEDLESQTFMHVHLENNILFPRYI encoded by the coding sequence ATGACTATACATCTTACAGAAAACCGTCTGGTAAAAGATATTGTAAATGAATTTCCAAAAACAAGTGATGTTTTTAAACGTCATCGCATTGATTTTTGCTGCGGTGGAAATATTCCGCTGGTGCGTGCAGTTTCAGAGCAGTCTGCCGATATGGACGTTCTGATTAAAGAATTGAAGGAGGTTATTCAGAAGGAAAACCAAACCGATGATATAGAGGTTTGGACAGACAGTACATCAGAAGACATTATTGAACATGTCATCAAACGATATCATCGTCCCCTTGAGGAGGAACTTTCACTATTAAGCCCATATGTAACAAAGGTTTCAAGAGTTCATGGAGAAAGCCATGAGGAGCTTTTAAAAGTACATCAATTATTCTTTGAGCTGAAGCACGAGCTTCTTGAACATACTTCTAAAGAAGAAGAGTCTGTTTTTCCAATGCTTCTGAAGCTTGAAGACCCTCAGGTTGAAAATCGTGAAGAAATCATCAGCTATATCCGGGAGCTTGAGAAAGAGCATGATCATGCAGGTGCAATTTTAAAGGAATTGAGGGAAATTACATTTGATTTTACTCCTCCAGCAGATGCATGCGGCTCTTACCGTCTTGTGTATAAGCGGCTGGAAGATCTGGAAAGCCAAACCTTCATGCATGTTCACCTTGAGAATAACATTCTATTTCCACGATATATATAA
- a CDS encoding metal-sulfur cluster assembly factor yields MDQDLKDSIMGALELVVDPELGIDIVNLGLVYDVKMEEEGKAIVDMTLTSMGCPLAGTIVEQVKSALADIPEVKDTEVNIVWNPPWSKDRMSRYAKIALGVQ; encoded by the coding sequence ATGGACCAGGATTTAAAAGACAGCATCATGGGCGCACTTGAGCTTGTCGTTGACCCGGAGCTGGGGATAGATATTGTAAACTTAGGATTAGTATATGATGTGAAAATGGAAGAGGAAGGGAAAGCCATTGTAGATATGACTCTTACTTCCATGGGCTGCCCTTTGGCAGGAACAATTGTTGAACAAGTAAAGTCAGCGTTGGCTGATATTCCTGAAGTAAAGGACACTGAAGTGAACATTGTCTGGAACCCGCCTTGGTCTAAGGACAGAATGTCCCGGTATGCAAAAATTGCACTTGGCGTACAATAA
- the moaA gene encoding GTP 3',8-cyclase MoaA, protein MAKTIVKDKLNRPLRDLRISVIDRCNFRCQYCMPAEIFGPDFAFLPKNELLSYEEIERLAKIFVSLGVEKIRLTGGEPLMRKDMPKLVKMLSDIEGLKDIGLTTNGVLLPKHAKDLKEAGLVRVNISLDSLDDELFGKINGRNVGVKPVLEGIEAAKEAGLGVKLNMVVKKGLNDSEIVPMAKFCKDNGLQLRFIEYMDVGSTNGWKMDEVVTKKEIYDILKEHYLLEPVDPDYFGEVAKRYRYKGTDVDVGFITSVSESFCSSCTRSRLSANGQIFTCLFNGEGHDLKEFMRKGATDEKITDRIINIWNGRKDRYSDERTEETIASRKKIEMSYIGG, encoded by the coding sequence ATGGCTAAAACAATCGTTAAAGATAAATTGAATAGACCTTTAAGAGATCTTCGCATTTCTGTCATTGACCGCTGTAATTTCCGCTGTCAATATTGCATGCCAGCAGAAATTTTTGGGCCAGATTTTGCTTTCCTTCCAAAAAACGAGCTCCTGAGCTATGAAGAAATTGAACGGCTGGCTAAAATTTTTGTAAGCCTTGGAGTGGAGAAGATCAGGTTAACAGGCGGAGAACCCCTTATGAGAAAGGACATGCCTAAACTTGTAAAAATGCTTTCAGACATTGAGGGCTTAAAAGATATAGGGCTAACCACAAATGGTGTATTGCTGCCCAAGCATGCGAAAGATTTAAAGGAAGCAGGACTGGTGAGAGTTAACATCAGTCTTGACAGCCTGGATGATGAGCTGTTTGGAAAAATAAACGGACGCAATGTGGGTGTCAAACCAGTTCTTGAAGGGATCGAGGCAGCAAAAGAAGCAGGGCTTGGCGTCAAGCTTAATATGGTCGTTAAAAAAGGCCTGAATGATTCTGAAATTGTCCCGATGGCTAAGTTCTGCAAAGATAACGGTTTACAGCTCCGCTTTATTGAATACATGGATGTCGGCAGTACAAACGGCTGGAAGATGGACGAGGTTGTTACCAAAAAAGAAATTTATGACATTTTAAAGGAACATTATTTATTGGAACCGGTAGATCCGGATTATTTCGGAGAGGTTGCCAAGCGATACCGTTATAAGGGCACGGATGTGGATGTTGGGTTTATTACATCTGTTTCTGAATCTTTCTGTTCAAGCTGCACACGTTCAAGATTGTCAGCAAACGGCCAAATTTTTACATGCCTATTCAATGGAGAAGGGCATGATCTGAAGGAATTTATGAGAAAAGGCGCCACGGATGAAAAAATTACCGATCGGATTATTAATATTTGGAACGGCAGAAAAGACAGATATTCAGACGAACGGACTGAAGAAACTATTGCCAGCAGGAAAAAAATTGAAATGTCCTATATTGGAGGATAA
- a CDS encoding Crp/Fnr family transcriptional regulator — MARTAIKPTHSIEIKELLHFADRRMKTPKGAYIFQEGMDADELYIILSGKIQISKITADGRELTFRLCGENEIIGELTLFTSDPKYLLNALVLEAGEVAVIKKDVLEREIFKNSTLAYEFMKWMSDHFRNTQTKFRDLVLNGKKGALYSTLIRMTNSYGIKVKDGILIDLPLTNQELGNFCGTSRESTNRILGELKKDGIITILNGKITVKDLQYLKNEIGCENCPAVYCSIE, encoded by the coding sequence ATGGCTCGTACAGCCATTAAACCGACACATTCCATAGAGATTAAAGAGCTTCTTCATTTCGCAGACCGGCGTATGAAAACCCCTAAAGGGGCTTACATTTTTCAGGAAGGTATGGATGCTGATGAGCTTTATATTATACTTTCAGGCAAGATACAAATCAGCAAGATAACAGCAGATGGCAGAGAACTCACCTTCAGGTTATGCGGAGAAAATGAAATCATTGGTGAGCTGACCCTATTTACCAGTGACCCTAAATATTTATTGAATGCTTTAGTTCTTGAAGCTGGTGAAGTGGCTGTGATAAAAAAAGATGTCCTGGAAAGGGAGATTTTTAAAAATAGTACATTGGCTTATGAATTTATGAAATGGATGAGCGACCACTTCCGTAATACACAGACCAAATTTAGAGATCTCGTCCTTAATGGAAAAAAAGGTGCCCTATATTCAACCCTTATCAGAATGACTAACAGCTATGGCATAAAGGTTAAGGACGGCATACTCATTGATCTGCCCCTTACGAATCAAGAGCTTGGGAATTTCTGCGGCACCTCCAGGGAAAGCACCAACCGGATACTGGGTGAACTGAAGAAAGACGGCATCATCACCATTCTAAATGGAAAAATCACAGTCAAAGATCTTCAATATTTAAAAAATGAAATAGGCTGTGAAAACTGCCCTGCCGTATATTGCAGCATTGAGTAG
- a CDS encoding molybdopterin molybdotransferase MoeA — translation MLEKRTPIPVGEAVKKIMAYQLKGSAEYISINKSNGRFLAEDLKATHDVPHFDRSPYDGFAVRSADTKEASMENPAVFEVVDHIGAGHMTSKNIGPFQAVRIMTGAQMPEECDAVVMLELAKAFEEDGKNFMSIKRTYNPGDNVSFKGEDAKEGDSLVKKGTKINPGIQAILATFGYAEVPVAKKPVIGLFATGTELLEVHEPLQPGKIRNSNAHMITAQIERAGAEVVYYGKLPDEFDTCFNAVKEALNSVDMLITTGGVSVGDYDYLPGIYEKLGAEVLFNKVAMRPGSVTTVAQHEGKLLFGLSGNPSACYVGFELFARPIIRKMLFSEKPHLRKETAELVAEFPKANPFTRFVRTAVNYSGGRLVAAPSGVDKSNIVMSLAGANSLMILPGGTRGYGKGDIVEVLLLEDHEGSKWPW, via the coding sequence ATGCTGGAAAAAAGAACTCCCATTCCTGTTGGGGAAGCAGTAAAAAAAATCATGGCCTATCAATTAAAAGGAAGTGCAGAATACATATCCATTAATAAAAGCAACGGCCGTTTTCTGGCAGAAGACTTAAAAGCGACCCATGATGTCCCTCATTTTGATCGATCACCATATGATGGATTTGCTGTTCGTTCAGCAGATACAAAGGAAGCTTCAATGGAAAATCCTGCAGTATTTGAGGTAGTAGACCACATTGGCGCCGGACATATGACATCCAAAAACATTGGTCCATTCCAGGCCGTTAGAATTATGACTGGTGCGCAAATGCCTGAAGAATGTGATGCCGTTGTAATGCTTGAACTGGCAAAAGCATTTGAAGAAGACGGTAAGAATTTTATGTCCATTAAACGCACCTATAATCCTGGAGACAATGTTTCCTTCAAGGGCGAAGATGCGAAAGAAGGAGATTCTCTGGTTAAGAAGGGGACAAAAATCAATCCTGGAATTCAGGCTATTCTTGCTACTTTTGGCTATGCCGAAGTACCGGTTGCAAAGAAGCCTGTTATCGGATTATTTGCAACAGGCACTGAGTTATTGGAAGTACACGAACCGCTGCAGCCGGGGAAAATCAGAAACAGCAACGCCCATATGATTACAGCGCAAATTGAAAGGGCTGGGGCGGAAGTTGTTTATTATGGAAAGCTCCCTGACGAATTTGATACTTGTTTCAATGCTGTGAAAGAAGCATTGAACAGTGTGGATATGCTGATTACTACGGGCGGTGTATCTGTGGGCGATTATGATTATCTGCCGGGCATTTATGAAAAGCTTGGGGCAGAGGTCCTTTTCAATAAGGTTGCGATGCGGCCCGGCAGTGTGACTACAGTTGCCCAGCATGAAGGGAAGCTGCTGTTTGGACTTTCCGGAAATCCTTCTGCCTGCTATGTCGGGTTTGAGCTTTTTGCAAGACCGATCATCCGGAAAATGCTGTTCTCTGAGAAACCGCATTTAAGAAAAGAAACAGCAGAGCTTGTGGCCGAGTTTCCAAAAGCAAACCCATTTACACGATTTGTCCGGACGGCTGTGAATTATTCAGGAGGCAGACTGGTTGCGGCGCCAAGCGGAGTGGATAAATCAAACATTGTGATGAGTCTTGCAGGAGCGAATTCGCTAATGATCCTGCCAGGCGGAACTAGAGGCTATGGCAAGGGCGACATTGTTGAAGTGCTATTGCTTGAGGACCATGAAGGAAGCAAATGGCCATGGTAA